Sequence from the Clostridium butyricum genome:
AGGTGCCGATATAAGTACAGTAGATATTTATGGTGTTCTTACAGAAGAACAAATAAGAGCTGCCGAAAGACTTGCTAATAAGGTTATTGGAGATGCTTTAAAAGTAGAATCTTTTATTCCTACTAAATCTGAATTAAAAAAATTAACATTAAGAAGAGCTCTTCCTAATACAAAGGAAGACATAAGAATAGTTAAAATTGGTGATGATTTTGACATTAATGCATGTTGTGGTCTTCATCCAAAAAGTACACTTGATCTTAGACTTATAAAAATCAAAAAATTTGAAAAGCATAAAGAAGGAACAAGAATTGAATTCCTTTCTGGAAATCGTGCTATAGAAGATTCTTATAAAAAAGATGAATTCCAAAATTCAATATGTAAGTATCTTAACTGTAATGAAAATGAAGCTGTAAATGGAATTAAAAATTTAAATAACAATCTTAAAGAAGCTAATGAAATAAATAAATCTTTAAATATAACACTTGCAAATTATCAAGTTAAAGAACTTATTGATAATGCAGAAACTGTAGGTGAATTTAAAATAATAAAAAGTATATTTGATAATGAAAATTTAAAATATATAAATAATCTTACTTCAAAGCTTGTTGAAACTCCAAATACAGTTACATTAATGGCTGTAAAGTCAGAAGATAAAGTTAATCTTATCTTTGCATGTACAAAAGGAATTAAAGAAATAAAAGTCAATGAAGTTCTAAAAGATGCTATTTCACTTATTGATGGAAAAGGTGGCGGAAGTCCTTTTATGGCTCAAGGAGCTGGTAAGAACAATGCAAATCTTGATGGCGCACTTGACTATGCATTTAATAAAATCAAAGAAATGATTGGATAACAAAAATACAACATATATATTAAAAGTGGCTACGCACACTTTTTAGTTGATAAATAATAGTGGAAAGTTGACAGTTTCCACTATCAACTTCCTAAATGATCTGTTATTTGATTTCAACTACATCATAACCTTCATCTTCTATAGCATTTCTTAATTGATCATCAGTAACATTATTAGCATTTACCAATGCATACTTTCCTTCTAAGTTTACTACTACTGATAACACTCCATCAATTCCGCTTAAAGCTTCCTTTACGTGTGATACACAATGATTACATGACATTCCTTCAATTAAAATTTTCTTTTCCATATTACATTCCTCCTATTTTTTAAATTAATACTTAATAGTTAATACAAACTATCTATACCTCTGGATTAAATTTTCTAAGTCTTAATGCATTTGTAAGAACTGAAACTGAACTTAAACTCATAGCTGCTGCTGCAATCATAGGATTTAAAAGAGGTCCTCCAAATATATGAAGAATTCCCATTGCTACAGGTATACCAAGAACATTATATCCAAATGCCCAGAATAAATTCTGCTTTATATTTTTAATTGTTGCTCTGCTTAATTTTATAGCAGTAGTAACATCCATTAAATCACTTTTCATTAGAACTATATCAGCACTTTCAATTGCAACATCTGTTCCAGAACCAATGGCAATTCCTACATCTGCTTGAGCTAATGCTGGCGCATCATTTATTCCATCACCAACCATTGCTACTTTTAAATTATCCTTTTGAAGTTTTTTTACTTCATTTGCCTTATCTTCTGGAAGTACTTCTGAAAGTACAAGATCAATTCCAACTTGTTTTGCGATAGCTTCTGCTGTTTTCTTATTATCTCCAGTAATCATGGCAACCTTTATTCCCATATTATGAAGTGATTCTATTGCCTTTTTGCTGCTTGGCTTAACGATATCTGCAACAGCTATAATACCTACAAGATTATTATTAATAGCTATATACATTGGTGTTTTACCTTGCTCAGCAAGATTATTTCCCTGTTCAAATAAATCACTATTATTTGATTTTGATATATTTTCAAATTTAATCTTTTTATCATCCATTAATTTTCTATTTCCAAGTAAAACTTCTTTATCATCTATTTTTACTTCTATCCCATGACCAGGAATAGCATTGAATTTATCTATATTTTTAAAATTAAGCTTCTTTTCTTCTGCACATTTTACAATTGCTTCACCTAATGGATGCTCTGATCCTTTTTCTGCACTTGCAGCAATAACTAAAAGTTCATCTTCAGATATTCCTGAGCTTATTATATCTGTTACTATTGGTTTTCCTTCTGTTATAGTTCCAGTCTTATCAAATACAATTGTATTTATAAGATGAGCTGTTTCTAAGGCTTCTCCACCTTTAATTAATACTCCGTTTTCAGCGCCCTTACCTGTTCCAACCATTATTGCTGTAGGTGTTGCAAGACCTAATGCACATGGACACGCTATTACTAAAACCGCTATAAATATTGTAATTGCAAATAATGGCGTTTCACCTGCAATAAGCCATCCTATAGATGCTATCACAGCAAGTATTATTACTGTTGGAACAAAATATGATGATATTACATCTGCCATTTTAGCTATAGGTGCTTTCGATCCTTGTGCTTCTTCTACAAGCTTAACTATTTGAGATAGTGCTGTGTCTTTCCCTACCTTTGTAGCTCTATACTTAATAAATCCTGTTTTATTAATACTTGCACCAACAACACTGCTTCCTATAGTCTTTTCAACGGGAATACTTTCACCCGTAAGCATTGATTCATCTATTGAAGTGTTACCTTCAATAACTTCACCATCAACTGGAATTTTTTCACCAGGCTTTACTATGACTATATCACCAGAGATAACTTCTTCTATAGGAATTGTCATTTCTTTATTATCTCTTATAATAGTTGCTGTTTTAGGTGCTAATCCCATAAGTGCCTTTATAGCTTGAGATGTCTTTCCTTTTGAGACTGATTCAAGGTATTTTCCTAAAGTAATCAGTGTCAATATTACAGCTACTGATTCAAAGTATAAATGCATAGCATAGTGAGAATCACCAGCTTTTATTTTATATATACCGAATATCCCATAAATAAATGCTGCAAGAGTACTTATTGCTATTAAAGAATCCATATTAGGACTTAATTTAAATAAGTTTTTTAGTCCTACTTTATAGAATTTATAACCTATAATCATTACTGGCAATGTTAAAATTATCTGTATAATTGCAAAATTTAACGAGTTATTCATAGGATCAATTATATTTGGAAGTGGCATTCCAACCATGTGTCCCATAGTTATTATTAGAAGTGGAATTGAAAAACATGCAGAAACTATAAATCTTATAAGAAGTAATTTACTTTCATCTATTTTTGATTTTCCAGAATCCTTTTCTTCCTCTTTTATTAATTTATATCCTGCTTTATCAACTGCTTCTTTAATCTTTGCATAACCAATAATATCTTCATCAATATTTACAGTAAGATTTTCTGTTGCAAAATTTACAGATGAGTTTTCAACACCATCAAGTTTTTTTGTTACTCTCTCAACTCTATTAGCACAAGCTGAACATGTCATTCCTTCAATCTTAAATGTATAAGTTTTAAGATTCTTTTTTACCTTATACCCACATTTAACAACAGTATTTTCTATATCATCACAAGTAACTTTATTTTCATCAAAATCCACATTTAATGTTTCTACTGCAAAGTTCACATTAGCTTCATTTATTCCATCTAATTTTCTTACAAATCTTTCGATCCTGTTTGCACAGGCTGAACATGTCATCCCTTCTATCTTTAATGATTTTTTCATTTTAATTTATACCTTCCTTATATTTAATGAATATTACTTTTAAAATAAAACTTATTATTTTGAAAGTAATTTTTCTAATACTTTATTGAATTCTTCAATCTTTTCTTCAGGATTATTATTGAAGCAAGCCTCTTTTACACAATGTCTAAGATGTCCTTGAAGTATCATTAAATCCGCTTTTTTTATAAGCGACTGTACTGCTAAAAGCTGATTTGCAACATCAATACAGTATCTATCATCTTCTATCATTTTTATTATTCCTTCAATTTGTCCTTTAGCTGTTTTTAAAGATTGAACTGCTTTTTTTCTTTCTTCACTCATTTTATACTCCTCCCCCCCGTGGGGTGTCTTATTTGTATTTATCCTAATCTTTTTTTTTACTTTTGTCAACTATATATTTTAAATTACTTAGTAAATTCAACATGAATTATATCTGTAACTCAATATCATCTTCATACATATTGTTATCAAAAATTTTATTTTAATTCTAAATATATTACTTTCAACTATTAAAATCTGTTTAATTCACTGAATCTACATATTATGTTATCATTATAAATTCATGTACATAAATAAAGATGCACTAAAAAATATTATCATATTTTCAGTACATCCTTACTCTTTTCTAAATAATTTGTAAATACTTCTACTATTTTGGGATCGAATTGATGACCTGCATTTATCTTCAACTCGCCTATTGCCTCATCCCTTGTTCTTGCCTTCTTATAAACTGTATCAGTAGTCATAATATCATATGCATCAGCTACAGCCACTATTCTTGCTACAAGTGGAATTGATTCTCCTTTTAGCTTTAAAGGATATCCATTTCCATCCCATCTTTCATGATGAGTTAAAACTCCCTTTGCCACACTGTCTAGCTGATTGGAAGCTTTCACGATTCTATATCCCTTTTCTGTATGACTCTTAGCTATTTCATACTCTTCATCTGTAAGATTCCCAGACTTAAGTAATATAGCTTCATCAATACCTATCTTCCCAATATCATGTAGCTTGGCCACCAAAATAAGTTCATCCATTGCTGACATGGATAAAGAAACACGTTTTCCTATTTCAATTGAATATTTAACTACTCTATTAGAATGTTCTTCTGTCTCATAACTTTTTTCTTCCATACTTATCATCAATGAATTTAATATGGAACTACTCAAACTGTTTTTCTGAAGTAATTTCTGAAGATATACCTTGTCTTCAGCTTCCTTTAAAGCCTTGTTAATATCAAAATTATTATCATCAATAATAGAAAATCCTAATGAAATACTAGGATTAATAAATATATCCTCATACTTTTTACATTTATCCAAAATATCTTTCATTAACTTTTCACATTTATTCTCATCAGAATTAGGAGTTAAAATTATAAACTCATCTCCACCTATTCTAAAAACATAATCCTCAGAATTACATGCTTCCTTTAAAATTTGAGCTATATTTATTAGTAATTTATCCCCTTCTGAATGACCTAATGTATCATTTACTAATTTTAATCCATTAGCGTCCGCCATTATTAAACCTATAGGAAAATTATCTTCATTAACTATCTTTTTACATATTTTTTCATAATAGTTTCTGTTATATACTTGTGTCATTATATCTGTAAATGTTAATTTTTTTAATTCTTTATATTTATTTTTTAAAGATTCCAATTTTTTTATATTGTCCTCAGTGTTAAATATATTTTCATTCACATTTTCAAATATATACATTCCTCCAATAGCAGATACTTCATCATAAGTATTCATTATTGGAACAAGCTTTATTTTTAAATTTTTATCATCAACAAAATCATTTATTAATACTATATCTTTGTTTTCAATTACAGTATTACACTTATTCCTAATCATATCGTATGTACTTTTACTCAAAATTTCAGAACAATCCATACTTAATATATCTTTATCTGTTTTTCCACAAATATTTCTATAGGAATCATTGATATATGTAATTTTTAATTCACGATCCATTATCCATACTGGATGCTGCATTTCATCTACAAATGCCTTAAAAACATCATAGTTCATGTTTAATAACTTCCTTTTAATTTTAAGTTTTGCTTAATAATATATATTATATATATTATTTATATTTTTTTCAATATTTTTACTTTTGCAAGAAAACCACTTTATATATGAATTATCATTCTATAAATTTGCAATATTTTAATACATATGTTGCACTATAGACTTTACATTTCAATATGTACTACTAATTTGCATGATACAAATAACAATCATTTCACAATTTATAACATAAAATATAATTTTTACAAAAATAATTTATCTCTTTATACTTTTAAATACATTTTAATACATTATATTACATGATATCGTTTTAACATTAAATAATGTAACAATAAGTTAAATTATTGTAATACTTATATTTAATAATTTAACTTTAAAAATAAACTTTAAAAAGACTGAATTTTCTATGTTATTTTATAACTTCAAAAATTCAGTCTAAAATTTTTACTTTTTTTTGAATATAAGTATTGTAAATCCAATTTAACAATCAGTTTTTTTGTAAATACTTCATAAAACTTTCATTAAATGAATTAACATATTTTTTACTAACAGGTATTTGAATTTCGTTTTCTAAAGTTATGCATTTACCATCAAAGCTTCTTATGTAATCCATATTTACAAAATACGATACATGAGTACGTACAAATACATCTCTTCTTAATTTTGATTCCACACCTGATAGTGTGTCGTAATAATAATAGTCCTCTTTTTTAGTTACAATTCTAACTTTTCTTTTATTGCTCTCAAAATAATAAATATCCTTATATGGTATACTAAATAAATTTTTTCCTTGTTTAAAATAGTAGAGAATTTTTTTATCAGAAATATAATTAAAACATTTATGCAAAACTACCTCCATTTTGTCTCTACTTAACGGCTTTAAAACATACTGAAATGCTTGTACATCAAATGCTTGAATCATATATTCATCATAACCAGTTACAAATACTATTATAGACTCTTTATCTAATTTCCTAATTCTTTTTGCAATTTCTATTCCATTTATATCATATATTGAAATATCCAATATATATATATCATAAAATACATTTCTTTTTTCTACTTTATATAATAACTCTTCTCCACTTTTAAATCCACAAACCTCTGCTTTATAGCCATGTTCATTTATAATATCATCTATCATGAACATCTCTTCATTCAATATTAAATCTTGGTCATCACAAACTGCTATTAACATTATATTCCCCTTAATTAATATTTTTTCTCTTTAGTGTTATCCTTATTATTAATAAATTAAACATTCCACATAATAGCATTAACTTCATAGCTATTAATTTTGTCTTCATAATTTAAAATTCCACTATATTTATTAACAATTTTTTCAACACTTTTTAACCCTAATCCATGATTTTCTTTATCTTCTTTCCAAGTTTTTTCAGAATTGTAATAAATACTTTTTGAATTCTCAATATTTATTGTCATAGCAGATTTCTTATAAAGTATATTTACATTAATAATTCTTTCAAATTCTTCAATCATGCTACATGCTTCAATAGAATTATCCAATAAATTTCCTAAAATTATTCCCATATCAGATGGATCAACCCTTATATTTGTCGGCACTTTTATATCTATAACCCAGTTTATATTATATGGTTTACTATGATTAATTTTAGAATTTAACATAAAGTTAATTTCAACATTTTCTGTGTAAATACCTAATTTATCATTTTGTGTTTTTGAAATGATTCTGTCCATTATTATATTAGCTTCTTTTATATTTCCATTATTGACCTGACTTTTTAACATTATAATTTCATTTTTAATATTATGTCTCAGTTCTTTAATTTCTTTTTGTTTTTTCTCAATTCTATTATAGTAATCTTCTTTATATTTCATTTCTTTAATTTCTTCTTCTAATAAAATTCTTTCAGCAAAGTATACCAATGTAGTCAAAATTGTCATTAATCCTAGTATTGTAATAGAATCTATAATTAACTTAATACTTAATATATTGGGTCTATTCATAACTATTGATTCTATAGTGTAAATAAAAATTGTCATTAATGATAATGCAACATTAGTTTTTATTGTCATCTTTATATCAAGAAATAATGCGACTACAATTGCAAAATATATTGATTTATATCCAATATTTATGTCATACTTTAAAAATCCAATGAAAAAGTAATCAATAATTACAGAAATACACATTAATTTTTTAGTCATCTGAAACTTCTCTATGCTAAGTTTATTATTAATGATTATAACTTTAAATAAATATATAAATATACTTATTTCAAATGCAGCTACTAAAGACATAAATAGCTCATATTTACCATATTCATTTATTAAAAAATATCTTGCTGTGGCATTGACTGGAATTGTAGCTATACCTACGATAAAAATTGCAATAACTACCCTTACTATTTTTGTATGATATTTTTCAAGTATGCTTATTTTTTTATCTCTCATTTATTATTACTCCATCTGCCCCCTTTACAATTATTCTTTATAACTTTAATTATTTTTATTACCCACAATTTTTCTAATTTAAATTCTTCCAATCTTATTTTATCAGATATAAGAAAATTTAAAAATATAGTTTCTAATATGAAATCTATTTCACCTAAAAATTGTTTCATTAATTGCATTAATTATAAAAACCTGCCATCACAAGAAAAAATTAATATTGAATAACTTTATCCTATAAAGACAGGTTTTATATAATTCTATTAAATTATTGACGAATAATTTTTATCAACTATTTTTTTCAATGCACATTCAGCAAGCCTTGCAAAATATCTTGAACACTTTATTATTGCTTTTTCATCAACAGTATATTCTGGATGATGATGTGCTTCTGATATACCTGTTCCAACTACAATAAAAACTCCTGGTATTTCCTTTTGATAGTAAGCAAAATCTTCTCCTTCAAGTCCCATTGTGATTCTCTTAACATCGTATCCCATGATTCTACCTAGCTTAGATGCAAAGTTAGTCCACTCTTCATCATTCTTGGTTGCTGGCGATCCTGAATGCCATATTAATTCAGCATTTCCTCCATAGGACTTTGCTATTCCTTCAACAAGTGCTTTCATTCTTTCAGGAATTAGCTCTCTTGTATGTTCATCAAGTGTTCTGACTGTCCCTTCTATATATGCTGTTTCAGGAATTACATTCCATGTATTACCCGATTCAACATGAGTCACACTTAATAATGCTTTATCAGTAGGACTTATATTTCTGCTTACAATAGTCTGAAGCGCATTTATTATATTTGTAGATATTATAATAGGATCTATTGACTTTTCTGGCTTTGCAGCATGGCTTCCCACGCCTGTAATCTTAATCTCAAATCTATCTACTGCTGCTGTCATAGCACCTTCTTTAAGTCCCATTACTCCCACTTCAAAATCTGATACATTATGGATTCCAAATATTGCATCAACATCATCTAAAGCACCTGTTGAAATTATTTTTTCTGCACCATCCCCACTTTCTTCTCCTGGCTGAAATATAAATTTAACAGTTCCAATTAGTGATCCTTGATACTTTTTAACAAGATAAGCTGCTCCAAGGACAACTGCCGTGTGAAAATCATGTCCACATGCATGCATTTTACCATTACTTAATGATTTATACGAAAGGCTTGTTTCTTCAATTATTGGAAGAGCATCAATATCACATCTTATTGCAACTACTGGTCCATTAGGATTTCCCTTTACTTGTGCAACTAAACCTGTCTTTAATGGTAAATCTAATACCTCTATATCAACTTGTCCTAATAATTCTTTTATTTTCTTTGTAGTTTCAAATTCCTCATTAGACAACTCTGGGTGTCTATGAAATTCATGAAATAGGCCTATAAGTTCTTCCTCAAGATTTTCTAATATTGTAAGTAGATTTGTATTAATCATTGTTTTCCCCCTCTTTGATATTGCTAAATTTAATCCTTAAACTTTCTATGCTATATTTCTTGATAATGCCTTATATATATAATTAAATATCTTAAGAATTCTTAGCTACCATTGTTACTAATATAATAAATAAATAAAACACTAAATACATTAATGACCATTTGTTAGTAAATGAATAAAAAATCTTATTTCTTACTTTTAAAACTTCATTCTTTTCCTTACATATGTCAATCAGCTCTTTTCCATACTTAAATAAAAAATATAAAAGTGCTGAAACTCCACATATGTAATAAATACTGCTCCATATTAAAAGAATATTTTGCGAGTTAGTAGTTGAAATTAATGTTGTAATCATAGCCATAATATTATTAAACATATGAACAATTATAGATGGAACAATTGATTCACTTTTAACTGCAACAAATGCTAGTATTATTCCCATTAGAATTGGGTTTACAAGCTGTACAAGATTAAAGTGAAACATTGAGAAAAATATTGAAGTTACTATTATTGCAGTAAAATCCCCATACTTCCTCATATTATTTAAAATATATCCCCTAAAAATTATCTCTTCAAACACTGGTGCAATAATACATGTATATGAAAAAAATAAGATAAGATAAATAGTCTCTTTTGGAATACTAAAATCTGGTGATGGTATTTCAATTCCATGAGAATTTATAATAATAGAATATATTAAAAATATAATACTTGATATTATTCCAACTCCGATTGATGCAAAGGCTCCTGATACAATAAAATCTGATGGCACCTCTTTTTTAAAGGATATATAATTATTTATTCCCTTTCTAAATATAAAAAAGCAGGCTATAATTGCTACTACATCAGCTGCTATACAAGGAAAATATCCAACCCAGAAATTATATGCATCATTTGAAAGTCCTAAAATCATTCCAGTATTTGAATTACTGCCTAACAACGATGATCTTATCTTTAATATTCTAATTATTAAACTTCCAAGAAAATATGTTAATACAGATAAAATAAGCAATATTACAGCACACTTTCCAGCTGTATTTTTTATATCTTTTTTTAAAAATTTCTTTCCATAACATGCATTTTCATTTAAATTTTCTGCCATATATTTTTCCTCTCCCATTTCAATTAACTTTTTAAATATTTATCTCAAACTGAAATATATAATCCCCTTAACTAATAATATTCAGCAAAATATTGAAAATGTAGAATATAATATAAATATCTTAACATATTTAATATTTATATAAAATAATAAGAATTGACAAGTTATTATTTAACCCAAAAGTACCTAATGCTATAGTTTCTTCAAAAAGTACAAAAGTTGATACAATATCAGGTGCAACGCACAGTGTAATGGTATAATTAGTACTGTTTAAAATCCAAAAACACTCTTTAATATAAAAAATATAATAGGGACTAATAATGCCGGAAGCATATTTAATGTCTTACACTCTTTTATTTTTAAAATACTTATTCCCGAACTTGCTATTAAAACACCACCAATAATAGAAAGTTCTGTAATCAAAGCATCTGAAAAGAAAGAACCCGATAAAAAATGGGCTATTAGAAAAATACTTCCCTGCCATATAAACAAAATAGGAGCAGCAAATAACATTCCTATACCATATGTAGATGCAAATATAATTGATGTAACAAAATCCAAAGTAGCATTAGTAAATAAATATGTATTATCACCATAAATAGCACTCATTACTGGACCTAATATAGAAAGAGTACCTATACAGTAAAGTAATACTGCTGTTGAAAGTCCTTGTCCAAGGTTTGATTTCGAATATTTTCCAATCATATTTTGAAATTTTTCATCAATATTGATTATAGAACCTATCAAACTCCCAACAGCAAGACTTATTATAAACAATACAGGATAACTGCTTTCAGACATATGGCTCACAATAGAATTAATTCCTAAAGCAGTAGCTGCAAATCCCATAGCATTAAAAAGCGCTCCTTGATATTCCTCTTTAATTCCTTTCTTTACTAAACATCCAGCAACAGTTCCCGTAATAATTGTTCCTGTGTTTACAATTGTTCCAATCATTTAAATCACTCCTATAAATTTCATTTATTTTATAGAAATAAAATTAAACCATCCAGTAACTAGAGAGTCAATACTTTTTTATATGGAACCTGTATTTCTGTTACAAATTTACCTGTATCATTTGTCATACCATAATCAATTAATGTTATTTCTATAGAATCCCCACAAATACTATAGTTCTTCTCTTTCATATAATTTAATATCTTAATATAATATTCCTTTGATTCTTTATGAGTGCCCTTAAATCTCAAAGTTAGATAATCCCCCTCAGGA
This genomic interval carries:
- a CDS encoding alanyl-tRNA editing protein; amino-acid sequence: MEKLYYDDPYLRDFTAEIVNIEEHLGKFRVTLDKTAFFPGGGGQSCDTGMIGDHKVIDVYEENDIVYHIVEKKPIKIHNVKCKIDSERRTDGMCQHLGQHVLSGCFFNLFNANTFAIHLGADISTVDIYGVLTEEQIRAAERLANKVIGDALKVESFIPTKSELKKLTLRRALPNTKEDIRIVKIGDDFDINACCGLHPKSTLDLRLIKIKKFEKHKEGTRIEFLSGNRAIEDSYKKDEFQNSICKYLNCNENEAVNGIKNLNNNLKEANEINKSLNITLANYQVKELIDNAETVGEFKIIKSIFDNENLKYINNLTSKLVETPNTVTLMAVKSEDKVNLIFACTKGIKEIKVNEVLKDAISLIDGKGGGSPFMAQGAGKNNANLDGALDYAFNKIKEMIG
- a CDS encoding heavy-metal-associated domain-containing protein is translated as MEKKILIEGMSCNHCVSHVKEALSGIDGVLSVVVNLEGKYALVNANNVTDDQLRNAIEDEGYDVVEIK
- a CDS encoding heavy metal translocating P-type ATPase; the protein is MKKSLKIEGMTCSACANRIERFVRKLDGINEANVNFAVETLNVDFDENKVTCDDIENTVVKCGYKVKKNLKTYTFKIEGMTCSACANRVERVTKKLDGVENSSVNFATENLTVNIDEDIIGYAKIKEAVDKAGYKLIKEEEKDSGKSKIDESKLLLIRFIVSACFSIPLLIITMGHMVGMPLPNIIDPMNNSLNFAIIQIILTLPVMIIGYKFYKVGLKNLFKLSPNMDSLIAISTLAAFIYGIFGIYKIKAGDSHYAMHLYFESVAVILTLITLGKYLESVSKGKTSQAIKALMGLAPKTATIIRDNKEMTIPIEEVISGDIVIVKPGEKIPVDGEVIEGNTSIDESMLTGESIPVEKTIGSSVVGASINKTGFIKYRATKVGKDTALSQIVKLVEEAQGSKAPIAKMADVISSYFVPTVIILAVIASIGWLIAGETPLFAITIFIAVLVIACPCALGLATPTAIMVGTGKGAENGVLIKGGEALETAHLINTIVFDKTGTITEGKPIVTDIISSGISEDELLVIAASAEKGSEHPLGEAIVKCAEEKKLNFKNIDKFNAIPGHGIEVKIDDKEVLLGNRKLMDDKKIKFENISKSNNSDLFEQGNNLAEQGKTPMYIAINNNLVGIIAVADIVKPSSKKAIESLHNMGIKVAMITGDNKKTAEAIAKQVGIDLVLSEVLPEDKANEVKKLQKDNLKVAMVGDGINDAPALAQADVGIAIGSGTDVAIESADIVLMKSDLMDVTTAIKLSRATIKNIKQNLFWAFGYNVLGIPVAMGILHIFGGPLLNPMIAAAAMSLSSVSVLTNALRLRKFNPEV
- a CDS encoding metal-sensing transcriptional repressor: MSEERKKAVQSLKTAKGQIEGIIKMIEDDRYCIDVANQLLAVQSLIKKADLMILQGHLRHCVKEACFNNNPEEKIEEFNKVLEKLLSK
- a CDS encoding HD domain-containing phosphohydrolase; protein product: MNYDVFKAFVDEMQHPVWIMDRELKITYINDSYRNICGKTDKDILSMDCSEILSKSTYDMIRNKCNTVIENKDIVLINDFVDDKNLKIKLVPIMNTYDEVSAIGGMYIFENVNENIFNTEDNIKKLESLKNKYKELKKLTFTDIMTQVYNRNYYEKICKKIVNEDNFPIGLIMADANGLKLVNDTLGHSEGDKLLINIAQILKEACNSEDYVFRIGGDEFIILTPNSDENKCEKLMKDILDKCKKYEDIFINPSISLGFSIIDDNNFDINKALKEAEDKVYLQKLLQKNSLSSSILNSLMISMEEKSYETEEHSNRVVKYSIEIGKRVSLSMSAMDELILVAKLHDIGKIGIDEAILLKSGNLTDEEYEIAKSHTEKGYRIVKASNQLDSVAKGVLTHHERWDGNGYPLKLKGESIPLVARIVAVADAYDIMTTDTVYKKARTRDEAIGELKINAGHQFDPKIVEVFTNYLEKSKDVLKI
- a CDS encoding LytR/AlgR family response regulator transcription factor; amino-acid sequence: MLIAVCDDQDLILNEEMFMIDDIINEHGYKAEVCGFKSGEELLYKVEKRNVFYDIYILDISIYDINGIEIAKRIRKLDKESIIVFVTGYDEYMIQAFDVQAFQYVLKPLSRDKMEVVLHKCFNYISDKKILYYFKQGKNLFSIPYKDIYYFESNKRKVRIVTKKEDYYYYDTLSGVESKLRRDVFVRTHVSYFVNMDYIRSFDGKCITLENEIQIPVSKKYVNSFNESFMKYLQKN
- a CDS encoding sensor histidine kinase; translated protein: MRDKKISILEKYHTKIVRVVIAIFIVGIATIPVNATARYFLINEYGKYELFMSLVAAFEISIFIYLFKVIIINNKLSIEKFQMTKKLMCISVIIDYFFIGFLKYDINIGYKSIYFAIVVALFLDIKMTIKTNVALSLMTIFIYTIESIVMNRPNILSIKLIIDSITILGLMTILTTLVYFAERILLEEEIKEMKYKEDYYNRIEKKQKEIKELRHNIKNEIIMLKSQVNNGNIKEANIIMDRIISKTQNDKLGIYTENVEINFMLNSKINHSKPYNINWVIDIKVPTNIRVDPSDMGIILGNLLDNSIEACSMIEEFERIINVNILYKKSAMTINIENSKSIYYNSEKTWKEDKENHGLGLKSVEKIVNKYSGILNYEDKINSYEVNAIMWNV
- a CDS encoding amidohydrolase: MINTNLLTILENLEEELIGLFHEFHRHPELSNEEFETTKKIKELLGQVDIEVLDLPLKTGLVAQVKGNPNGPVVAIRCDIDALPIIEETSLSYKSLSNGKMHACGHDFHTAVVLGAAYLVKKYQGSLIGTVKFIFQPGEESGDGAEKIISTGALDDVDAIFGIHNVSDFEVGVMGLKEGAMTAAVDRFEIKITGVGSHAAKPEKSIDPIIISTNIINALQTIVSRNISPTDKALLSVTHVESGNTWNVIPETAYIEGTVRTLDEHTRELIPERMKALVEGIAKSYGGNAELIWHSGSPATKNDEEWTNFASKLGRIMGYDVKRITMGLEGEDFAYYQKEIPGVFIVVGTGISEAHHHPEYTVDEKAIIKCSRYFARLAECALKKIVDKNYSSII
- a CDS encoding CPBP family intramembrane glutamic endopeptidase encodes the protein MAENLNENACYGKKFLKKDIKNTAGKCAVILLILSVLTYFLGSLIIRILKIRSSLLGSNSNTGMILGLSNDAYNFWVGYFPCIAADVVAIIACFFIFRKGINNYISFKKEVPSDFIVSGAFASIGVGIISSIIFLIYSIIINSHGIEIPSPDFSIPKETIYLILFFSYTCIIAPVFEEIIFRGYILNNMRKYGDFTAIIVTSIFFSMFHFNLVQLVNPILMGIILAFVAVKSESIVPSIIVHMFNNIMAMITTLISTTNSQNILLIWSSIYYICGVSALLYFLFKYGKELIDICKEKNEVLKVRNKIFYSFTNKWSLMYLVFYLFIILVTMVAKNS
- a CDS encoding DUF554 domain-containing protein; translation: MIGTIVNTGTIITGTVAGCLVKKGIKEEYQGALFNAMGFAATALGINSIVSHMSESSYPVLFIISLAVGSLIGSIINIDEKFQNMIGKYSKSNLGQGLSTAVLLYCIGTLSILGPVMSAIYGDNTYLFTNATLDFVTSIIFASTYGIGMLFAAPILFIWQGSIFLIAHFLSGSFFSDALITELSIIGGVLIASSGISILKIKECKTLNMLPALLVPIIFFILKSVFGF